The Flammeovirga yaeyamensis genome segment CTGATCATTCACCGCTGACCTACTAAATCCTCCTGTGGTGTGAAAAGCGCCAAAAAAAGAACCCACAATATCTGCCATTCCCAAAGCAATAAACTCTCTGTTATTATCAATCTGATATTCGCCCTTATGCTTCATTTGTAAAGCCTTACTTACAGAAATCGATTCCATATAAGCAATTAGGGAAATCGCCAAAGCTGAAGGCAAAAGATGTTTTATCAATTCAATATCAAATATAGGCCATTGAAAAGTAGGCATCCCCTGAGGAATAGCTCCAAAAACCTGAATATCCAAAGGAATAAAAAACATCACTCCTAATCCTGCCAAAACGGCCACCAAAGAACCTGGAATTTTCTTGCTCCACTTTTTTGTCAACCTAATTAAAAAGATACCAATTAAACCAACAACCAAAGCTGAATAATTAAATGCATCAAATTGATAAATGATCTCTTTAATCACACCAAAAGTGGACTTCCCTCTCTCAATATCAATCCCAAAAATATTTTTAAGCTGATCCAACCCAATAACAAAAGCTGCCGCTGATGTAAAACCACTAATCACAGGTTTGCTTAGAAAATTGACTAAAAAGCCAAATCCAATCCAACCAAAAACCACTTGAAACACCCCAATGATCAATGTTAGGAGTAAAATAGCCGATAAATAATTATCAGGACCAACAGAAGCAATCGAACCCACCGTTGCGGCAATCAACATAGAATCAATAGCCACAGGCCCCACCGACACTTGCCTCGAAGTACCCAAGAAAGCATAGATCAATTGAGGAATCATGGCTGCATATAAGCCATACACAGGAGGTAGCCCTGCCAAACTAGCATAAGCCATACCCTGTGGAATCAACATAATTCCCACAGTGATCCCTGCCGATAAATCGCCAGATAAAAACTCCTTTTTATATCCCTTCAACCAAGAAGGTATGATGGTACTTTTTTGCATTCGAGTGTAACTTTATGCTGCAATATTGCTTTTCATTTTGAAATGTTGTGTAACATAAATCACATAATTTGAAATTAGTTAGGGATTATTTCTACACCCCATTTATCCGATTAATTCGATAGATTTTAACTCCTAAAAAAACATCCACAGGAATAAATTCCTGGGCTTTTGATACTTTTACCCCATAGAATATCCTCACTCCTCAGTTCTATAGTTAAAATACGAGGTCGGGAGACCTCTAACGTTTTTAGACACAAATGTCGCTAGCGCTTAACATTTGCGCCAGTTTTGGCAACTCCTAACTCCTAACTAAAAAAATAAATTCATAGGATTTTGATACTCTATCCTAATAGAATACCCTCCCCCCTTAGTTCCTTAGTTCCAAATTAAAATCATCGCCGCGTCACCCCTATTAGTTATTAGTTATTACCTATTACCTAAAAAAACCGTGTCATTTTGACCCCCACCCCCAACATCATCTCCAATCTCCTTACCTCCAAAAATCATTTCCCGTCATTTTGACACATTTCACTGACAATTTTTATCAAAAAGTCTATTGGCACACTCTTGGCAAAACGAGTGTCAGTATCCCAAAATGTGGGAGACTTTATTTTTTGAATGATTAATAACTTTTAAAACAATAGATTCCAATGTCACAAGTGAACATTAAACCTTTAGCGGACAGAGTACTTATCGAGCCTGCAGCAGCTGAAACAAAAACTGCATCAGGTCTATTTATTCCTGACAATGCGAAAGAGAAGCCTCAAAAAGGTACTGTTGTAGCAGTAGGAAACGGAACAAAAGACGAGCCTTTGACAGTTAAAGTTGGAGACACTGTAATTTATGGTAAATATTCTGGTACAGAATTAAACTTAGACGGTACAGATTATTTGATGATGCGTGAGGCGGACATCTTAGCGATCGTTTAATTTATACTCAAATTTTAGAAGGAAACTTCAACATTACATTTAACACAACATTATTTCGCTGAGAACATCAGCGTTTAATCTTAAAAATATTATGGCAAAAAATCTTCATTTCGATACAGAAGCAATCGAAGGATTAAAGAAAGGCGTTGATGCATTGGCAAACGCAGTGAAAGTTACTTTGGGACCAAAAGGTCGTAACGTTATTTTAGAAAAATCATTCGGATCACCACACGTTACTAAAGATGGTGTATCAGTAGCTAAAGAAATCGAATTAGCAGAGCCTATCGAAAACATGGGTGCTCAGTTGGTAAAAGAAGTAGCTTCTAAAACTGCTGATGAGGCAGGTGATGGTACAACTACAGCCACTGTTCTTACTCAAGCCATCTTCACTACAGGTATCAAAAACGTAGTGGCAGGTGCTAACCCAATGGACTTGAAGCGTGGTATCGACAAAGCAGTGAAAGCCATCGTTGCTGAGTTGAAAAACTCTTCAAAAACTGTTGAAACAAACAAAGAAGTTGAGCAAGTAGCAACAATTTCTGCGAACAACGACGCTGAGATCGGTAAAATGATCGCTGAAGCGATGGAAAAAGTAGGTAAAGATGGTGTGATCACTGTTGAAGAAGCAAAAGGTACTGAAACAGAAGTAAAAACTGTTGAAGGTATGCAATTCGACCGTGGATACCTTTCTCCATACTTTGTGACTAACACAGAGAAAATGGAAGCAGATATGGAATCTCCATACATCTTGATCTACGACAAGAAAGTTTCTACAATGAAAGAATTGCTTCCAGTATTAGAGCAAGTAGCTCAAACTGGCAAGCCTCTAGTAATCATCGCTGAGGATGTTGATTCTGAAGCATTGGCTACATTAGTAGTAAACAAAATCCGTGGTGCATTAAAAGTAGCAGCAGTTAAAGCTCCTGGTTTTGGTGACCGTCGTAAAGCTATGTTACAAGACATCGCTGTACTTACAGGTGGTACTGTCATCTCTGACGAAACAGGTATGAAGTTAGAAGATGCGACTATCGATATGTTAGGTACTGCGGAGAAAATGATCATCGACAAAGACAACACTGTTGTTGTTAACGGTGCAGGTAATGCTGACGCTGTTGCTGCTCGTGTTGCTGAGATCCGTGTTCAAATTGAAAACACAACTTCTGATTACGATAAAGAAAAATTACAAGAGCGTTTGGCTAAATTGGCTGGCGGTGTTGCAATTATCTATATCGGTGCAGCGACTGAAACAGAAATGAAAGAAAAGAAAGACCGTGTGGATGATGCTTTAGCAGCAACAAGAGCAGCGGTTGAAGAAGGTATCGTAGTTGGTGGAGGTACTGCCCTATTGAGAGCTTCATCTGTTCTTGATTCTGTTGATACAGCTCACCCAGACGAAGAAATTGGTGTTCAAATCGTAAAAACTGCTATCCAAGCTCCATTGAGAACTATCTTGGGTAACGCTGGTTTAGAGGCATCAGTTATCGTAAATAAAATCTTAGAAGGTGAAGGTAACTTCGGTTTCAATGCGCGTACAGAGGAGTACCAAGACTTAGTTGAGGCTGGTGTAATCGACCCAACTAAAGTAACTCGTCTTGCACTTGAGCACGCTGCTTCAGTAGCTTCATTGTTGTTAACTACAGACTGTGTAGTTTCTAACGAGAAAGAAGAAGCTGGTGCTGCAGCTCCTGCTATGCCTCCAATGGGTGGTGGTATGCCAGGCATGATGTAATCGAAATCATCGGTAGAGTAAACATATACAAAAGGCTGTTTCTTTCATTAGAGACAGCCTTTTGTTTTATGATACTCTTGAGTTCTTCAAATGGAAGGTTTTAAACTTATGCTTTTTCAATATTTTCTCATCTTCTTTCACTTCTTTATACAGTAAATCTACCAAGTGATGCATCTTAGAATCAATGTTTTCAAGATTCTTCTTAATTACATTTAGTAAAAACTGTTTTTCTTCACGAGATACATCGGTAGCTTCAAATAACTCCAAAATTCCTAAAGAAGTTGATAAATTCCCTCTTAAGTGATGTGAAGTGTAATCTAAGGCATGATTTAATTTTCTATTATCCTTTTCGATCTGACGTATATAAGAATACGTTTGTGACTCATCGGAGAAAACACTTACAACGTAAGGTTCTTCCAATTTCTGTACTCTATTCGTTCTATGAATAGTTTTCGTATTATCTGATTTAAAACCCATGAAGGGGATCACCTGAGTTTTCCCATCTAGATATACTTTTTCCAACAATTGAGATAATCCTATCTCCTCACAATTAGGGAAAACAGTTTCCAACAACTTTCCCTTGGTTTCATTCTCTGATAATCCATCCATTTCCCGACCAGCTTCATTAT includes the following:
- a CDS encoding SulP family inorganic anion transporter, with product MQKSTIIPSWLKGYKKEFLSGDLSAGITVGIMLIPQGMAYASLAGLPPVYGLYAAMIPQLIYAFLGTSRQVSVGPVAIDSMLIAATVGSIASVGPDNYLSAILLLTLIIGVFQVVFGWIGFGFLVNFLSKPVISGFTSAAAFVIGLDQLKNIFGIDIERGKSTFGVIKEIIYQFDAFNYSALVVGLIGIFLIRLTKKWSKKIPGSLVAVLAGLGVMFFIPLDIQVFGAIPQGMPTFQWPIFDIELIKHLLPSALAISLIAYMESISVSKALQMKHKGEYQIDNNREFIALGMADIVGSFFGAFHTTGGFSRSAVNDQAGANTNLANIISSGILFITLLFLTPIFESLPKAIIASIILVAVYGLVDTKYPKFLWKTKREDFYMLLITFVITFFLGIQEGILLGMILSLLLLVKRTAKPHIAVLAKLKGSSEYRNTKRFDDIEERKDILIIRQDAQLYFANCNYFCDKVKCEVENKQEVKLLVLHFGSVSNIDSTALSALEDLVYDLKQEGIRTYFSDMIGPVRDFLTRVGLMHRLGKDHFFLDVQSAIDFYDKKGNQIEIRRNFERAIQSNDFEERKI
- a CDS encoding co-chaperone GroES, whose amino-acid sequence is MSQVNIKPLADRVLIEPAAAETKTASGLFIPDNAKEKPQKGTVVAVGNGTKDEPLTVKVGDTVIYGKYSGTELNLDGTDYLMMREADILAIV
- the groL gene encoding chaperonin GroEL (60 kDa chaperone family; promotes refolding of misfolded polypeptides especially under stressful conditions; forms two stacked rings of heptamers to form a barrel-shaped 14mer; ends can be capped by GroES; misfolded proteins enter the barrel where they are refolded when GroES binds), whose amino-acid sequence is MAKNLHFDTEAIEGLKKGVDALANAVKVTLGPKGRNVILEKSFGSPHVTKDGVSVAKEIELAEPIENMGAQLVKEVASKTADEAGDGTTTATVLTQAIFTTGIKNVVAGANPMDLKRGIDKAVKAIVAELKNSSKTVETNKEVEQVATISANNDAEIGKMIAEAMEKVGKDGVITVEEAKGTETEVKTVEGMQFDRGYLSPYFVTNTEKMEADMESPYILIYDKKVSTMKELLPVLEQVAQTGKPLVIIAEDVDSEALATLVVNKIRGALKVAAVKAPGFGDRRKAMLQDIAVLTGGTVISDETGMKLEDATIDMLGTAEKMIIDKDNTVVVNGAGNADAVAARVAEIRVQIENTTSDYDKEKLQERLAKLAGGVAIIYIGAATETEMKEKKDRVDDALAATRAAVEEGIVVGGGTALLRASSVLDSVDTAHPDEEIGVQIVKTAIQAPLRTILGNAGLEASVIVNKILEGEGNFGFNARTEEYQDLVEAGVIDPTKVTRLALEHAASVASLLLTTDCVVSNEKEEAGAAAPAMPPMGGGMPGMM
- a CDS encoding transcriptional regulator, with protein sequence MTQELLNYYDNSPLGVTIYKRLAPHKFEIYYYNEAGREMDGLSENETKGKLLETVFPNCEEIGLSQLLEKVYLDGKTQVIPFMGFKSDNTKTIHRTNRVQKLEEPYVVSVFSDESQTYSYIRQIEKDNRKLNHALDYTSHHLRGNLSTSLGILELFEATDVSREEKQFLLNVIKKNLENIDSKMHHLVDLLYKEVKEDEKILKKHKFKTFHLKNSRVS